Within Lentimicrobiaceae bacterium, the genomic segment CAATTTTGTTAACGGCAAACGCGACGGATTTGGAAACACCTACTATCAAAACGGTGCTCGCAACATCGAAGGTTGGTATAAAGATGACAAAAGAGTGGGTAAGTGGAATTTTTACGACTCGCTCGGAAATTTAGAAAAAACCGTTGATTTCGATAAATACTAAGATTTCAACTCAATATCTTTAACTCCGTTGATAAAAGCAAAGTAGCGAGCTAAAACAAAAAAATAGTCGGATAACCTGTTTAGCAGCATCAAAACATTTTCGTTGACTTCCGAAGTTTGAGCAAGTCTTACGGCTGACCTTTCGGCTCTACGGCATACGGTACGGCATATATGCGATAGCGAAATTAAAGGATCGCCACAAGGAAGTATAAAACTTTTTAAAGCGGGAAGTTTTTCTTGCATAAAATCAATCTGCTCTTCTATACCTTTAATATCTGTATCGGTAATAGGTGTTAGCTTGTCAGCATGTTTATATTCGGGTTGTGCTGCAATTAACGATTCGGCATTAAACAAAAGCACTTGAATTTTATATAATTGTGTTTTTATTTCTTTATCTTTTGTCTGATCGTGCAAGTGTCCGACAAATGATTTAAGCTCGTCGATATTGCCGTATGTTTCAACTCTAATATCCGATTTCAAAACTCGGTTTCCACCTATCAACGATGTTTTTCCTTTATCGCCACCTTTTGTATATACTTTACCGCTCATAGTTATTAGTTTTAAAATTTAAATAATCTTTTATTATTTTTCAGGATTTGAATTAATATTATCGCTTT encodes:
- a CDS encoding cob(I)yrinic acid a,c-diamide adenosyltransferase yields the protein MSGKVYTKGGDKGKTSLIGGNRVLKSDIRVETYGNIDELKSFVGHLHDQTKDKEIKTQLYKIQVLLFNAESLIAAQPEYKHADKLTPITDTDIKGIEEQIDFMQEKLPALKSFILPCGDPLISLSHICRTVCRRAERSAVRLAQTSEVNENVLMLLNRLSDYFFVLARYFAFINGVKDIELKS